The following proteins are encoded in a genomic region of Actinomadura sp. NAK00032:
- a CDS encoding ABC transporter permease: MTSATADSSAGRVRGRPRPLRPPGWTRFDGWGVLVLPLLVFLVLVFVVPLVFMLSRSLTDPSVGLQNYRDVFANAVYPRVLGNTFLIAAIVTVVTLALAYPYAYLMTLVGPGWRMVMMGLVLVPFWTSILVRSFALVLFLRDTGAFNSTLQSLDLVDQPVPLIRTLTGVVFGMVQVALPFAVLPIYATMQGIDRRLLQAAESLGDRPAGAFWRIFVPLSAPGVAAAVLLTFVQALGYYITPALLGGPKNTMIGELIVQQVSTVLRFGFAAALATLLLLTTLLLLVVAGRFVDLQKHLMRQP; the protein is encoded by the coding sequence GTGACGTCGGCCACCGCTGACTCCTCGGCGGGCAGGGTGCGGGGACGGCCCCGCCCGCTGCGGCCGCCCGGCTGGACGCGCTTCGACGGCTGGGGCGTCCTGGTCCTGCCGCTGCTGGTCTTCCTGGTCCTGGTGTTCGTGGTGCCGCTCGTCTTCATGCTGTCCCGCAGCCTGACGGACCCGAGCGTCGGCCTCCAGAACTACCGCGACGTCTTCGCGAACGCCGTCTACCCGCGCGTCCTCGGCAACACGTTCCTGATCGCGGCGATCGTCACGGTGGTGACGCTCGCGCTCGCCTACCCCTACGCCTACCTCATGACGCTCGTGGGGCCGGGCTGGCGAATGGTCATGATGGGGCTGGTCCTCGTCCCGTTCTGGACGAGCATCCTGGTGCGCAGCTTCGCGCTCGTCCTGTTCCTGCGGGACACCGGCGCCTTCAACTCGACGCTCCAGTCGCTCGACCTGGTCGACCAGCCGGTCCCGCTGATCCGCACGCTCACCGGCGTCGTCTTCGGCATGGTGCAGGTCGCGCTGCCCTTCGCGGTCCTGCCCATCTACGCGACCATGCAGGGCATCGACCGGCGCCTGCTGCAGGCGGCGGAGTCGCTCGGCGACCGCCCGGCCGGCGCGTTCTGGCGGATCTTCGTGCCGCTCAGCGCGCCCGGGGTCGCGGCGGCGGTGCTGCTCACGTTCGTCCAGGCGCTCGGGTACTACATCACTCCGGCGCTGCTCGGCGGCCCGAAGAACACCATGATCGGCGAGCTGATCGTGCAGCAGGTCAGCACCGTGCTCCGCTTCGGCTTCGCCGCGGCCCTCGCGACCCTGCTCCTGCTCACCACCCTCCTCCTGCTCGTGGTGGCCGGACGGTTCGTCGACCTCCAGAAACACCTGATGCGGCAGCCATGA
- a CDS encoding ABC transporter permease has product MTKILTRAGLVTLAVVVGVYLVLPVLIVVPMSFSDSSFLSFPPGETSLRWFRNILDDPVWLDSALASLNVALLSSVCAVVLGVLAALALVRGSLPFRNTIMAVLLAPLIVPYVIVGLAAYIAFLELGLTQTTLGFVLVHTCLAVPYVVINVVAGLVSVDRRLEMAAMSLGAGPVTTFFKVTLPLILPSVLAGGLFAFFISWDEVVTAIFLSGPELTTLPVQMWSGIRVQIDPTVAALSTLVLVVIFGSFTVLGLTRLVRQVARRRTARPATNTGA; this is encoded by the coding sequence ATGACAAAGATCCTCACCCGTGCCGGACTCGTGACCCTCGCCGTCGTCGTCGGCGTCTACCTCGTCCTGCCGGTCCTCATCGTCGTCCCGATGTCCTTCTCGGACAGCTCGTTCCTGTCCTTCCCGCCCGGCGAGACGTCGCTGCGGTGGTTCCGCAACATCCTGGACGACCCGGTCTGGCTCGACTCGGCCCTGGCGAGCCTCAACGTCGCGCTGCTGTCGTCGGTCTGCGCGGTCGTCCTCGGCGTCCTCGCGGCCCTCGCCCTGGTGCGCGGCAGCCTCCCGTTCCGCAACACGATCATGGCGGTGCTGCTGGCGCCGCTGATCGTCCCCTACGTCATCGTCGGCCTGGCGGCCTACATCGCCTTCCTGGAACTCGGGCTCACCCAGACGACGCTCGGCTTCGTCCTGGTCCACACCTGCCTGGCCGTCCCCTACGTCGTGATCAACGTCGTGGCGGGGCTGGTCTCGGTCGACCGGCGCCTGGAGATGGCCGCGATGAGCCTCGGCGCGGGACCGGTCACGACGTTCTTCAAGGTGACCCTCCCGCTCATCCTCCCGAGCGTCCTCGCCGGCGGGCTGTTCGCCTTCTTCATCAGCTGGGACGAGGTCGTCACCGCGATCTTCCTGTCCGGCCCGGAGCTGACGACGCTCCCGGTCCAGATGTGGTCGGGCATCCGGGTCCAGATCGATCCCACCGTCGCGGCCCTCTCGACGCTGGTGCTGGTCGTCATCTTCGGCTCCTTCACCGTCCTCGGCCTGACCCGGCTGGTCCGGCAGGTCGCCCGCCGCCGCACGGCACGCCCCGCAACGAACACAGGTGCATGA
- a CDS encoding ABC transporter ATP-binding protein encodes MTAALETTPAPASTGAPISIGAVSKEYGDNTVLESVDLDVRAGEFLTLLGASGSGKSTLLNIVAGFTRPTAGTVEVDGRDITSLPPHRRGFGMVFQHYALFPHMSVADNVAFPLKRQKTAKAEIRRRVAETLDLVELGHLGGRRPAELSGGQQQRVALARAIVFRPRVLLMDEPLGALDKLLREQLQLEIRRLHKEMGITFVFVTHDQDEALTMSDRIALLRDGRIVQLGTPEQLYAEPNSRYSAEFVGASNVFTGTVRGGSFVDEDSGRSYRLDGPADEGGASLMVRPERLGIALADAPVPDTMDRVEAIVEDCIYLGSSRTVQLRTDAGRRLVASTEVPRTPDGVAPGARVNAYWDVRDACVLD; translated from the coding sequence ATGACCGCAGCCCTAGAGACGACGCCGGCCCCGGCGTCGACCGGCGCCCCGATCTCCATCGGCGCAGTGAGCAAGGAGTACGGCGACAACACCGTGCTGGAGTCCGTCGACCTCGACGTCCGCGCCGGCGAGTTCCTGACCCTGCTCGGCGCGTCCGGCTCCGGCAAGTCGACGCTGCTGAACATCGTCGCCGGCTTCACCCGCCCCACGGCCGGGACCGTCGAGGTGGACGGCCGCGACATCACCTCCCTGCCGCCGCACAGGCGCGGCTTCGGGATGGTGTTCCAGCACTACGCGCTCTTCCCGCACATGTCGGTCGCCGACAACGTCGCGTTCCCCCTCAAGCGGCAGAAGACCGCCAAGGCGGAGATCCGGCGGCGGGTGGCCGAGACCCTCGACCTGGTCGAGCTCGGCCACCTCGGCGGACGGCGCCCGGCCGAGCTGTCGGGCGGCCAGCAGCAGCGCGTCGCCCTCGCGCGGGCCATCGTCTTCCGGCCCCGCGTCCTGCTCATGGACGAGCCCCTCGGCGCCCTCGACAAGCTGCTCCGCGAGCAGCTCCAGCTGGAGATCCGGCGGCTCCACAAGGAGATGGGCATCACCTTCGTCTTCGTCACGCACGACCAGGACGAGGCGCTGACCATGTCCGACCGCATCGCCCTGCTGCGCGACGGGCGCATCGTCCAGCTCGGCACGCCCGAGCAGCTCTACGCCGAGCCGAACAGCCGCTACAGCGCCGAGTTCGTCGGGGCCTCGAACGTCTTCACCGGCACCGTCCGGGGCGGGAGCTTCGTCGACGAGGACAGCGGCCGGAGCTACCGGCTCGACGGGCCCGCGGACGAGGGCGGCGCGTCGCTGATGGTCCGGCCGGAACGTCTCGGCATCGCCCTCGCGGACGCCCCCGTCCCTGACACGATGGACCGTGTCGAGGCGATCGTGGAGGACTGCATCTACCTCGGCAGCAGCCGCACCGTCCAGCTGCGCACGGACGCCGGGCGGCGGCTGGTCGCGAGCACCGAGGTCCCCCGGACCCCGGACGGGGTGGCCCCCGGAGCGCGGGTGAACGCCTACTGGGACGTCCGTGACGCCTGTGTCCTCGACTGA
- a CDS encoding 5-guanidino-2-oxopentanoate decarboxylase has translation MASMTGGEALVAALAAHGADTVFGIPGTHNLTVYAAMARHGIRHVSPRHEQGAGYAADGYARSSGRPGVCLTTTGPAILNAAAAAAQAYSDSVPVLFVSPGMPLRHPGRGNGLLHEIRDQSAAMAAVLGRSHRVTSVEEIPLAVAQAWTDLSSGRPRPVHLEIPLDLLEERADVTVPGPVPAAARTPAAEAVEAGAAACAAARRPVLVVGGGAARAAGEAVSLAEAAGAPIVSTANGKGIVPEDHPLFVGAGLQHPCVLELMDDSDLVIAVGTEFAPSDWWIGLPDLSGKVLRVDIDPAQIVTNVIPAVSLVGDAALALRALLERLDVPEPADVPADVPAYGAKRAARWRGLHRAAARDEGAPWLRIVSAIAEALPRDAIVASDSAMACYYGALSNLPLYRPGAFLYPTGGGTLGFGLPAGIGAKTAHPDTAVLVLQGDGGTMFTVAELAGAAELGIALPVVVVDNGGYGEIRNEMADRDEPVHAVALGRPDFPALARSLGCRGVRVGDAAELTGEIKAALDADRPTLIHVREESRAAEGMA, from the coding sequence ATGGCGAGCATGACGGGCGGCGAGGCACTCGTCGCCGCGCTGGCCGCGCACGGCGCGGACACGGTCTTCGGGATCCCCGGGACGCACAACCTCACGGTCTACGCCGCCATGGCGCGGCACGGGATCCGGCACGTCTCGCCGCGCCACGAGCAGGGCGCGGGCTACGCCGCGGACGGGTACGCGCGGTCGTCCGGACGGCCGGGCGTCTGCCTGACCACGACCGGCCCGGCGATCCTCAACGCGGCGGCGGCCGCCGCGCAGGCCTACTCGGACTCGGTGCCGGTCCTGTTCGTGTCGCCCGGGATGCCGCTGCGCCACCCGGGCCGGGGCAACGGCCTCCTCCACGAGATCAGGGACCAGAGCGCCGCCATGGCGGCCGTGCTCGGCCGGAGCCACCGGGTGACGAGCGTCGAGGAGATCCCGCTCGCCGTGGCCCAGGCGTGGACCGACCTGTCCTCGGGACGCCCCCGCCCGGTCCATCTGGAGATCCCGCTCGACCTGCTCGAAGAGCGGGCGGACGTCACCGTGCCCGGTCCCGTCCCGGCCGCGGCGCGCACTCCCGCGGCGGAGGCGGTCGAGGCGGGTGCGGCGGCGTGCGCCGCCGCGCGGCGGCCGGTGCTCGTCGTCGGCGGGGGAGCGGCGCGGGCCGCCGGCGAGGCGGTCTCCCTGGCGGAGGCGGCCGGCGCCCCGATCGTGTCCACCGCCAACGGCAAGGGCATCGTCCCGGAGGACCACCCGCTCTTCGTCGGCGCCGGGCTCCAGCACCCGTGCGTCCTGGAGCTGATGGACGACAGCGACCTCGTCATCGCGGTGGGCACCGAGTTCGCCCCGTCCGACTGGTGGATCGGGCTGCCCGACCTGTCCGGCAAGGTGCTGCGCGTCGACATCGACCCGGCGCAGATCGTCACCAACGTGATCCCGGCGGTCTCCCTCGTGGGGGACGCCGCGCTCGCGCTCCGTGCCCTGCTGGAGCGGCTCGACGTCCCGGAACCGGCGGACGTTCCGGCGGACGTTCCGGCGTACGGGGCGAAGCGGGCGGCGCGGTGGCGCGGCCTGCACCGGGCGGCCGCGCGCGACGAGGGCGCGCCCTGGCTGCGGATCGTGTCCGCGATCGCGGAGGCGCTGCCCCGCGACGCGATCGTGGCGTCCGACAGCGCGATGGCCTGCTACTACGGCGCGCTGTCGAACCTGCCCCTCTACCGGCCGGGCGCCTTCCTCTACCCGACCGGGGGCGGCACGCTCGGCTTCGGCCTCCCCGCGGGCATCGGCGCCAAGACCGCCCACCCGGACACCGCCGTGCTCGTCCTCCAGGGCGACGGCGGCACGATGTTCACCGTCGCCGAGCTGGCCGGTGCGGCCGAGCTCGGGATCGCGCTGCCCGTCGTCGTCGTCGACAACGGCGGCTACGGCGAGATCCGCAACGAGATGGCGGACCGGGACGAGCCGGTCCACGCCGTGGCCCTCGGCCGGCCCGACTTCCCCGCGCTCGCCCGCTCGCTGGGCTGCCGCGGCGTCCGGGTCGGCGACGCCGCCGAGCTGACGGGCGAGATCAAGGCCGCCCTGGACGCCGACCGGCCCACGCTCATCCACGTCCGCGAGGAGAGCCGCGCGGCGGAGGGGATGGCATGA
- a CDS encoding C-terminal binding protein, giving the protein MTKPVAVYTDVVDTDPGPGVELLERAGFAVRFARTPAPEDIVAAAADADALLLGYAEVGRPLLDALPGVGMVATQSVGYDMVDLDACRERGVWVANVPGAATEEVASHALAMTLALLRGLPRLDRDVRAGVWDATRHGLRRLSETTVGVVGLGRIGRRYAGFVRPLAGRVVGHDPVAAAVDGVEPLALDALLACSDVVSLHLPLTAATRGLLDARRLGLMRDGAALVNVSRAGLVDHGALLRCLDEGRLSGAALDVLPREPPEPDDPLVRHPRVLVTPHAAYLSAASTLDYVLEQARNVVEWHARGRPVSAVLEGRPRGPGGRPRAALD; this is encoded by the coding sequence ATGACGAAGCCCGTCGCCGTCTACACCGACGTGGTCGACACGGACCCGGGCCCCGGCGTCGAGCTGCTGGAGCGTGCCGGCTTCGCGGTCCGGTTCGCCCGCACGCCCGCGCCCGAGGACATCGTCGCCGCCGCCGCGGACGCGGACGCGCTGCTGCTCGGCTACGCCGAGGTCGGCCGACCGCTCCTGGACGCGCTTCCCGGCGTGGGCATGGTCGCGACGCAGTCGGTCGGCTACGACATGGTCGACCTCGACGCCTGCCGCGAGCGCGGTGTCTGGGTCGCCAACGTTCCGGGAGCCGCGACCGAGGAGGTCGCGTCCCACGCGCTCGCCATGACGCTCGCCCTCCTGCGCGGGCTGCCCCGGCTGGACCGCGACGTCCGCGCTGGGGTGTGGGACGCGACGCGGCACGGCCTGCGGCGGCTCTCGGAGACGACCGTCGGCGTCGTCGGCCTCGGGCGGATCGGCCGCCGCTACGCCGGCTTCGTCCGCCCGCTCGCCGGCCGCGTCGTCGGGCACGACCCCGTCGCCGCCGCCGTGGACGGCGTCGAGCCGCTGGCGCTCGACGCGTTGCTGGCGTGCAGCGACGTCGTCAGCCTGCACCTGCCCCTGACCGCCGCCACCCGCGGCCTGCTGGACGCCCGGCGGCTCGGCCTGATGCGCGACGGCGCGGCGCTCGTGAACGTGTCGCGCGCGGGCCTGGTCGACCACGGCGCGCTGCTGCGGTGCCTGGACGAGGGCCGCCTGTCGGGCGCCGCCCTCGACGTGCTGCCGCGGGAGCCGCCCGAGCCGGACGACCCGCTCGTCCGCCATCCCCGGGTGCTCGTCACGCCGCACGCCGCGTACCTGTCGGCGGCCAGCACCCTTGACTACGTTCTCGAACAGGCCCGGAACGTCGTCGAGTGGCATGCCCGCGGCCGGCCCGTCTCCGCCGTCCTGGAGGGGCGTCCGAGAGGGCCGGGCGGGCGGCCGCGAGCGGCGCTGGACTGA
- a CDS encoding TetR/AcrR family transcriptional regulator: protein MPRPSVVAERRDQILRAACEVVSERGYKALRVTDVARRAKLSTGSVHYYFETKRDLVHAAFEYNFTRSLERRKQILDRHPNARERLRAFVDSYLPHDEETAAAWRVWAETWVEALHDPDLRELNERIYGEWRSVIAEIIRAGQTEGLIVQGDRVLLANALVSMIDGLAIQALAGSRHMTIERMRSVCDHLLATMSAEPAQAAIG from the coding sequence ATGCCACGACCGAGCGTCGTAGCGGAGCGCCGCGACCAGATCCTGCGGGCGGCCTGCGAGGTCGTCAGCGAGCGGGGGTACAAGGCGCTGCGCGTGACCGACGTGGCCAGGCGCGCCAAACTCAGTACCGGCTCCGTCCACTACTACTTCGAGACGAAGCGCGACCTCGTGCACGCCGCGTTCGAGTACAACTTCACCCGTTCGCTGGAGCGCCGCAAGCAGATCCTGGACCGCCATCCCAACGCCAGGGAGCGGCTGCGCGCGTTCGTCGACTCCTACCTCCCGCACGACGAGGAGACCGCGGCCGCCTGGCGCGTCTGGGCCGAGACCTGGGTCGAGGCGCTGCACGACCCCGACCTGCGCGAGCTCAACGAGCGGATCTACGGCGAGTGGCGCAGCGTGATCGCCGAGATCATCCGTGCCGGGCAGACCGAGGGGCTGATCGTCCAGGGGGACCGCGTGCTGCTCGCCAACGCGCTGGTCAGCATGATCGACGGCCTCGCGATCCAGGCCCTCGCCGGGTCCCGGCACATGACGATCGAGCGGATGCGGAGCGTCTGCGACCACCTGCTCGCGACGATGTCCGCCGAGCCCGCCCAGGCCGCCATCGGCTGA
- a CDS encoding acyl-CoA dehydrogenase family protein translates to MSYDLTDGIELSDEQREFVTLARDFARNEIRPRSRAVDEADTEAPMDLWAKAAEIGLAAYMLPAEYGGGGVTDLVTQCLVQQELCHGDIGIANFLTSGSFFADPILSLGSAEQKRKWITPLTGATPPVTSVAVTEPGVGSDAAALQTRAVRDGDHYVLNGSKTWISNAPLSQYFVVFATVDPALRSRGVTAFVVERDRAGLTVGAPMRKYGQRGTLNAEVFLEDVRVPAENRLGEEGKGFYGLMHTFDASRILIGAAATGLARAVLEDAVRYARERVQFGKPIIEHQAVAFRLADMAARTDVSHLVTMRAARLYDAGAPVTAASAVAKLTASENATWVADAGLMTHGGWGYSREFMVEKWLRDAKLEELEEGTSDIQRLIISRAVAGR, encoded by the coding sequence ATGTCCTACGACCTCACCGACGGGATCGAGCTGAGCGACGAACAGCGCGAGTTCGTCACGCTCGCCCGCGACTTCGCCCGCAACGAGATCCGCCCCCGCTCGCGCGCCGTCGACGAGGCGGACACCGAGGCCCCCATGGACCTGTGGGCCAAGGCCGCCGAGATCGGGCTCGCGGCCTACATGCTGCCCGCCGAGTACGGGGGCGGCGGCGTGACCGACCTCGTGACCCAGTGCCTCGTCCAGCAGGAGCTGTGCCACGGCGACATCGGCATCGCCAACTTCCTCACCTCCGGCTCGTTCTTCGCCGACCCGATCCTGTCCCTCGGCAGCGCCGAGCAGAAGCGCAAGTGGATCACCCCGCTCACCGGCGCCACGCCGCCGGTGACCAGCGTCGCCGTCACCGAGCCCGGCGTGGGGTCCGACGCCGCCGCGCTGCAGACGCGCGCGGTCCGCGACGGCGACCACTACGTCCTCAACGGGTCCAAGACGTGGATCTCGAACGCCCCCCTGTCGCAGTACTTCGTCGTGTTCGCCACCGTCGACCCGGCCCTGCGCTCGCGCGGGGTGACCGCGTTCGTCGTCGAGCGCGACCGCGCGGGCCTCACGGTCGGCGCGCCCATGCGCAAGTACGGCCAGCGCGGCACCCTGAACGCGGAGGTCTTCCTGGAGGACGTCCGCGTCCCGGCCGAGAACCGGCTCGGCGAGGAGGGCAAGGGCTTCTACGGGCTCATGCACACCTTCGACGCGTCGCGGATCCTCATCGGCGCGGCCGCGACGGGCCTGGCCCGCGCGGTCCTGGAGGACGCCGTCCGGTACGCGCGGGAGCGGGTCCAGTTCGGCAAGCCGATCATCGAGCACCAGGCCGTCGCGTTCCGCCTCGCCGACATGGCCGCGCGGACCGACGTCTCCCACCTCGTCACCATGCGGGCGGCGCGGCTGTACGACGCCGGCGCGCCGGTCACCGCGGCCTCGGCGGTCGCGAAGCTGACCGCGTCGGAGAACGCGACGTGGGTGGCCGACGCCGGGCTGATGACGCACGGCGGCTGGGGCTACTCGCGGGAGTTCATGGTCGAGAAGTGGCTGCGGGACGCCAAGCTGGAGGAGTTGGAGGAGGGCACCTCCGACATCCAGCGCCTCATCATCTCGCGTGCCGTGGCCGGGCGATGA
- a CDS encoding acetate--CoA ligase family protein: MSGSLSVFSDPKSVAVVGASPDPAKWGHWIARGALRGAHRRDVHLVNARGAAIEGVRSARSLGELPSVPELVVLTTPARTIPAVVDEALALGVKGFLGITAHIDLANGEPGLERRLADRIRRAGARIVGPNCLGLYDADAELELAWGTFVPGGIAIVSQSGQLGLEIAGLAAHAGLGVSRFVSVGNQVDVTAADLLADLVAHEATRTVVLYLESFGAGRDLVDVMARLRAAGKRVIVLTVGASDASRAAARSHTGALTASTDVVAAACRAAGAVLVETPAQAIDLAHLLAGGPLPAGDRVAIVSDSGGQGAIAADVMARNRLSVAPLSDGTRDAVAALLPEGAGAANPVDLAGAGEQDLDTYARVVDVLLRSGEVDAVVLSGYFGCYGADTPTLVERELEVAASLGLSAAEHGRPVLAHSMSRDSEAVRELRARSVPALFTIDAVARSLGLAVELGRSGPPGDAARRAAPAAPSGEAGEALPYLAGRDLLAGAGLRYPRAVAVRTPQDAAAAARSMPGPFVLKAGWLEHKTEVGGVAVGLPDPDAARAALTDMAARLGEGDYVLEEMDARADVVELIVGARRDDAFGPVVLVGIGGVQAEVYRDVALALAPVGAAEARRLVASLAGLPLLTGFRGRPAADLDAVAESVAAVSRLIADDPRVAECEVNPLRAGPEGAIAVDALVLAAAPAPPPPTDQ; encoded by the coding sequence ATGAGCGGCTCCCTGTCGGTCTTCTCCGACCCGAAGTCCGTCGCCGTCGTCGGCGCCTCGCCCGACCCCGCCAAGTGGGGCCACTGGATCGCCCGCGGCGCCCTGCGCGGCGCCCACCGGCGCGACGTCCACCTCGTCAACGCCAGGGGCGCCGCCATCGAGGGCGTCCGGTCGGCCCGGTCGCTCGGCGAGCTGCCGTCCGTGCCGGAGCTGGTCGTCCTGACCACCCCGGCGCGGACGATCCCCGCCGTCGTGGACGAGGCGCTCGCCCTGGGCGTCAAGGGGTTCCTCGGGATCACCGCCCACATCGACCTCGCCAACGGCGAGCCCGGCCTGGAGCGCCGGCTCGCCGACCGGATCCGCCGGGCCGGCGCCCGGATCGTCGGGCCGAACTGCCTCGGCCTGTACGACGCGGATGCCGAGCTGGAGCTCGCCTGGGGCACGTTCGTCCCGGGCGGCATCGCGATCGTGTCGCAGTCCGGGCAGCTCGGCCTGGAGATCGCCGGGCTCGCGGCCCACGCGGGCCTCGGCGTCTCCCGGTTCGTCTCGGTCGGCAACCAGGTCGACGTCACCGCCGCCGACCTGCTCGCCGACCTCGTGGCGCACGAGGCGACCCGGACCGTCGTCCTCTACCTGGAGAGCTTCGGCGCGGGACGCGACCTCGTGGACGTCATGGCCCGGCTCCGCGCCGCGGGCAAGCGGGTCATCGTCCTCACGGTGGGCGCCAGCGACGCGAGCCGGGCCGCGGCCCGGTCGCACACCGGCGCGCTGACCGCCTCGACCGACGTCGTCGCGGCGGCCTGCCGGGCGGCCGGAGCCGTCCTCGTGGAGACCCCCGCGCAGGCGATCGACCTCGCGCACCTGCTGGCCGGCGGCCCGCTGCCCGCCGGGGACCGCGTCGCGATCGTCAGCGACAGCGGCGGCCAGGGCGCGATCGCCGCGGACGTGATGGCCCGCAACCGCCTCAGTGTGGCGCCGCTCTCGGACGGGACGCGGGACGCCGTCGCCGCCCTGCTCCCCGAGGGCGCCGGGGCGGCCAACCCCGTCGACCTCGCCGGCGCGGGCGAGCAGGACCTCGACACCTACGCCCGCGTCGTCGACGTGCTCCTGCGCAGCGGCGAGGTGGACGCGGTCGTCCTGTCGGGGTACTTCGGCTGCTACGGCGCCGACACCCCGACGCTCGTCGAGCGGGAGCTGGAGGTGGCCGCGTCGCTCGGGCTGTCGGCCGCCGAGCACGGCCGCCCGGTGCTCGCGCACAGCATGAGCCGCGACTCGGAGGCGGTGCGGGAGCTGCGCGCCCGCTCCGTCCCCGCGCTGTTCACCATCGACGCGGTGGCGCGGTCGCTCGGGCTCGCGGTCGAACTCGGCCGCTCCGGACCGCCGGGGGACGCCGCGCGGCGCGCCGCGCCCGCCGCGCCGTCCGGCGAGGCCGGCGAGGCGCTGCCCTACCTCGCGGGCCGCGACCTCCTCGCCGGCGCGGGCCTGCGCTACCCCCGCGCGGTCGCGGTCCGGACCCCGCAGGACGCCGCCGCGGCGGCGCGGAGCATGCCGGGGCCCTTCGTCCTCAAGGCCGGCTGGCTGGAGCACAAGACGGAGGTCGGCGGCGTGGCGGTCGGCCTGCCGGACCCGGACGCCGCGCGCGCCGCCCTCACCGACATGGCCGCCCGGCTGGGAGAGGGCGACTACGTCCTGGAGGAGATGGACGCCCGCGCCGACGTCGTCGAACTCATCGTCGGCGCCCGCCGGGACGACGCCTTCGGACCCGTCGTCCTCGTCGGGATCGGCGGGGTCCAGGCCGAGGTGTACCGGGACGTCGCGCTCGCGCTCGCGCCCGTCGGCGCGGCCGAGGCCCGCCGCCTCGTCGCGTCGCTCGCCGGGCTGCCCCTGCTCACCGGGTTCCGCGGCCGCCCGGCCGCCGACCTCGACGCGGTCGCCGAGAGCGTCGCGGCCGTGTCCCGGCTCATCGCGGACGACCCCCGCGTCGCCGAATGCGAGGTCAACCCGCTGCGCGCCGGGCCCGAGGGCGCGATCGCCGTCGACGCCCTCGTCCTCGCCGCCGCGCCGGCCCCGCCCCCGCCCACCGACCAGTGA
- a CDS encoding SDR family oxidoreductase, producing the protein MIEKSPLAEFAGQVAVVTGGGSGIGRAIAVRYAAGGGTVVVIGRRAEPLAETARIAEGLGAEAAVVTCDVRDADALTAAIDGVAAEHGRIDAMVNNAAGNFVCPAEDLSPGGWRAVVDIVLNGTFYGTRAAGRHMLAAGRGAILNVIASYAWHGHPGTVHSAAAKGGVLAMTRTLASEWGGRGVRVNCISPGPTETEGAGAALWPTEEDRRRVLGSVPANRFTTPEEVAESAAFLLDPRRAAYITGDVLSVDGGQWLGKAVYSDSSARA; encoded by the coding sequence ATGATCGAGAAGTCACCGCTCGCCGAGTTCGCCGGGCAGGTCGCCGTCGTCACGGGCGGCGGTTCGGGCATCGGGCGCGCCATCGCCGTCCGCTACGCCGCCGGGGGCGGGACCGTCGTCGTCATCGGCCGGCGGGCCGAGCCGCTGGCGGAGACCGCCCGCATCGCCGAGGGCCTCGGCGCCGAGGCCGCGGTCGTGACCTGCGACGTGCGCGACGCCGACGCGCTCACGGCCGCGATCGACGGCGTCGCGGCCGAGCACGGCCGCATCGACGCGATGGTGAACAACGCGGCGGGCAACTTCGTGTGCCCGGCCGAGGACCTCTCGCCCGGGGGCTGGCGCGCCGTGGTCGACATCGTCCTCAACGGCACGTTCTACGGCACCCGCGCCGCGGGCCGCCACATGCTCGCCGCGGGCCGGGGCGCGATCCTGAACGTCATCGCCAGCTACGCCTGGCACGGGCATCCCGGGACCGTCCACAGCGCGGCGGCGAAGGGCGGCGTCCTCGCGATGACGCGCACCCTCGCCTCCGAGTGGGGCGGACGCGGAGTGCGGGTCAACTGCATCTCCCCGGGCCCCACCGAGACCGAGGGCGCCGGCGCCGCGCTGTGGCCCACCGAGGAGGACCGCCGCCGCGTGCTCGGCAGCGTCCCCGCGAACCGGTTCACCACGCCGGAGGAGGTGGCCGAGTCGGCGGCGTTCCTGCTCGACCCCCGGCGCGCCGCCTACATCACCGGCGACGTCCTGTCCGTGGACGGCGGCCAGTGGCTCGGCAAGGCCGTCTACTCCGACTCCTCGGCACGCGCGTGA